In the bacterium SCSIO 12741 genome, TTTTACTTTCGTCGTTCCAAAGGACATTAACTTTAACTTCGGACAAGGTAAAATCAGCTACTACGCCCATAACAATGTGTATGATGCGGCTGGATTTGATACAACTCTGGTTGTAGGAGGGCAATCGGGAGATGCTTCTTCGGATCAAGTAGGGCCTCAGGTCGATCTGTATATGAACGATTCCACTTTTGTATTTGGTGGGATGACTAATGAGAGCCCTTCCATTTATGCCCGACTTTATGATGACAATGGAATCAATACCAGTGGTGGGGGTGTAGGCCATGATATTGTGGCCGTGTTGGATGAGAATACAGCAAATGAGATTGTTTTGAACGAATATTACGAGGCAGAATTGAACTCCTACCAAAAGGGAGTGGTCAATTATCCCCTCAAGGATCTGTCAGATGGAAAACATACCTTGAGATTAAAGGCTTGGGATGTTTACAACAATTCGGGCACGGCCAATACCGAATTTGTGGTTTCGGAGAGTGCAGAACTGGCTTTGGATCATGTTTTGAACTACCCCAATCCATTTACCACTAACACAGAATTTTACCTGGAACACAATTATCCGAGCCAAGATCTGTTTGTACGTATACAGATCTTTACCGTTTCGGGTAAGATTGTGAAAACCTTGGATGGCTATTTTAACTCCAAGGGCTTTCGGATAGGTCCAATTAAATGGGATGGTTTGGACGATTTTGGAGACAAAATAGGAGTTGGAGTCTATGTCTACAAAGTTGAAGTCAAAGCACCCAATGGTGAACTGGCCGAAAAGTTCGAGAAGTTGGTCATTCTTAACTAAATTGAAAGTAAGATAAAGCAGTATATTTGTAACCTCGATAAATCGATATGATACTCGCATACAATAAGTTTTTAACCGCGCTGGGCGTTTGTTGCCTTTTTGGCTCTTCGGCCATGGCACAGCTTTCCACCCAGCAAATCAACGGAACACCAGTCGACGATCGACTTAATACCATTACCACAGCCGTTCCGTTTTTGATGATTGCTCCAGAATCCAGAGGGGAGCCCTCGGTGATGCTGGTGTAGCTACATCACCAGATGCAAATTCATTGCACTGGAATGGATCCAAATTGGCCTTTGTAAAAGATAAGTCTGGAGTTACACTGGCTTACACGCCTTGGCTTCGCAACTTGGTTCCGGATATTAGTTTGAGTTATTTAGCTGGTTACTATAAGGTAAACAAGATTGTTACTGTAGCTGGGGGCTTGAAATACTTTTCTCTTGGAGATATTCAATTTACCGATGAGTTCGGAAACGACCTCAGAAAGTTTAACCCTAATGAGTTTTCTATCGATTTAGGAATGGCTGCTAAATTGGGCCGGGATATCTCGGGTGGTTTCACTTTGAAATACATTCACTCCAACCTTTCAGGTGGGCTTGATGTGCAAGGGGTAGATACTAAGCCGGGTAACATGGTAGCTGCTGACCTTTCTCTTTATTGGGTGAATGACCGGATGAAGATTGGAGATAGAGATATTGAGGTAGCGGCTGGTTTGGCCATCTCCAATATCGGTGGTAAGATGTCTTATTCCAGTACACGTAATGGAGACTTCCTTCCAGTGAATTTGCGCTTAGGCCCAAGATTTACCTACAAGTTGGATGATCACAACTCTATCGGAATTAATGTAGACATCAACAAGCTTTTGGTTCCTACTCCTCCTATTTATAAGGTAGACAGTACTGGTCAACCTATCCGTGATGGAGATCAATTGGTGATTGGCGCCGGTAAAGATCCTGAGAGACCTTTGATTGAGGGAATGATTAGTTCTTTCTATGATGCCCCAGGTAACCCGATTGCTGATGAGAATGGAAACTACATCGAGAACGAAGATGGAACCTATCAGATTGAGAAAGGAAGCCGTTTTCGTGAAGAGATGAGAGAAATTAATATTGGTGTTGGTTTAGAATACTGGTACGATGAGCTATTGGCTCTACGCGCTGGATATTTCTGGGAGCACGAATTGAAAGGTAACCGGAAGTACTTCACTTTAGGTGCCGGATTCCGCTACAGCGCCTTTGGATTAGACTTTTCTTACCTGATTCCTGCCTATTTCAATCAAACTGGGCAGCAATCACCTTTGCAAAATACACTGCGTTTCACGCTTTTGCTTAATTTCGGGAAAGACGGAGTTAAGAGAACTGGAGCAGGCAGCACCCCTGCTGAAGGTTAATGGATATTCGAGTTGGATTTGGGTATGACATTCATCGCTTAGCCGAAGGAGAATCTCTTTGGTTAGGAGGAATTGAATTAGAATATGTCAAAGGTACCGTTGGGCATTCCGACGCTGACGTATTGATTCATGCCATTTGTGACGCCCTTTTGGGATCACTAAATCTACGCGATATCGGCTTTCATTTTCCAGATACAGATCCTCAATACAAAGGCGCAGATAGCAAAAAGCTACTGGCCGGAGTCATGGAATTGATTCGTGATAAAGGATTTGAATTAGGAAACGTGGATGCCACCGTGGTTATGGAGCTTCCGAAACTGAATCCTCATATTCCCGAAATGCAACGCTGCTTGGGAGAAGTGATGGGGGTAGACAGTGATCGGATATCCATAAAAGCCACAACCAGCGAAAAATTGGGCTTCGTTGGAACAGAAGATGGGGTGAAAAGCTACGCCACCGTCTTGGTAAAAAAATCCTGAATGGGCTCTACCAAAGAGTATATCAACGCCAGTTACGATCGCTACGATCGATGGGAAGATCTTCCTGAGGATTACCTTTTGCTATTAGAAAAGGCGAAGGAAGTGTCTGTCACTGCCTATGCCCGCTATTCCGATTTTCAGGTAGGGTCAGCTTTGAAACTGGACAATGGTCAAATTGTTTCCGGCACCAATCAGGAAAATGCGGCTTATCCTTCAGGTTTGTGCGCTGAACGAGTAGCGTTATTTGCTGCACATTCTACTTATCCGGACAGTAAGGTCCAAAGCATTGCCGTTTTTGCTCGTCATCAGGGCGAAGCCCTTGAATCCTTAGTTGCTCCATGCGGTTCTTGTAGGCAAGTTATGGCCGAGTATGAATCCTTAGCCAAGGAGCCTCTCACCATCATTCTGGCCGATGGAGATGGAGCCGTTGTTATCGAAGGAACGCAGACCTTGTTGCCCTTTGGATTTCAGTTCCCTGAAAATAACTGAGAAATCGGAGCACCATCCCATTTTTCTATCCTCCAATTGTATAAATTTGCCGCTTTCAGAAGCGATAAACTATGGCAAAACGATCGAAGTTTGGAAAAGAAACTTATCTCAAGTGGTATGAGTCCATGCTCTTGATGAGAAAGTTTGAAGAGAAGGCTGGCCAATTGTATATCCAGCAGAAATTTGGTGGATTTTGTCACCTTTATATTGGCCAAGAGGCTGTAGTAGCCGGAACGGCTTCAGCTTGCGAGCCAGGTGATAAACACATTACCGCTTACCGCGACCACGCCCATCCACTCGGATTTGGAATGGAAGCCAAGTATGTAATGGCCGAACTTTACGGAAAGAGCACAGGTTGTTCTAAGGGTAAAGGTGGATCCATGCACATGTTTGACAAGGAGCGAAATTTTATGGGTGGTCACGGAATCGTTGGAGCTCAAATTCCAATGGGAGCCGGAATCGCATTCGCTGAAAAATACCAGGGAACCAAAAACGTAGCCTTTTGTTCATTTGGAGATGGTGCTGCTCGGCAAGGAGCTTTGCATGAAACCTTCAACATGGCTATGAATTGGAAATTACCTGTGATTTTCATCATTGAGAATAACAACTATGCGATGGGAACTTCCGTTGAGCGGACTTCCAACGTTACTGATATGTCTAAGTTAGGAGCCTCCTATGAGATGCCTGCTGAGTCGGTTGATGGAATGACTGTAGAAGCAGTTCATGATGCCATCGAGCGTGCAGCGAGTCATGCTCGCAGTGGAAAAGGTCCTTACCTTTTGGATATCCGAACTTATCGTTACAAAGGTCACTCCATGTCTGACCCTCAGAAGTACCGGACCAAAGACGAGGTAAAATCTTACCAGGAGCAAGATCCTATAAATAAGGTGTTGGAAACCATCAAATCCAAGAAATACGCCACTGCGAAACAGCTTGAAGCAATCGTTCAACGCGTCAAAGATCAAGTGGAAGAATCTGTTCGCTTTGCTGAGGAATCTCCAAAGCCAGAAGCAGCAGAATTG is a window encoding:
- the porV gene encoding type IX secretion system outer membrane channel protein PorV; its protein translation is MQRGALGDAGVATSPDANSLHWNGSKLAFVKDKSGVTLAYTPWLRNLVPDISLSYLAGYYKVNKIVTVAGGLKYFSLGDIQFTDEFGNDLRKFNPNEFSIDLGMAAKLGRDISGGFTLKYIHSNLSGGLDVQGVDTKPGNMVAADLSLYWVNDRMKIGDRDIEVAAGLAISNIGGKMSYSSTRNGDFLPVNLRLGPRFTYKLDDHNSIGINVDINKLLVPTPPIYKVDSTGQPIRDGDQLVIGAGKDPERPLIEGMISSFYDAPGNPIADENGNYIENEDGTYQIEKGSRFREEMREINIGVGLEYWYDELLALRAGYFWEHELKGNRKYFTLGAGFRYSAFGLDFSYLIPAYFNQTGQQSPLQNTLRFTLLLNFGKDGVKRTGAGSTPAEG
- a CDS encoding 2-C-methyl-D-erythritol 2,4-cyclodiphosphate synthase, translated to MDIRVGFGYDIHRLAEGESLWLGGIELEYVKGTVGHSDADVLIHAICDALLGSLNLRDIGFHFPDTDPQYKGADSKKLLAGVMELIRDKGFELGNVDATVVMELPKLNPHIPEMQRCLGEVMGVDSDRISIKATTSEKLGFVGTEDGVKSYATVLVKKS
- the cdd gene encoding cytidine deaminase, with protein sequence MGSTKEYINASYDRYDRWEDLPEDYLLLLEKAKEVSVTAYARYSDFQVGSALKLDNGQIVSGTNQENAAYPSGLCAERVALFAAHSTYPDSKVQSIAVFARHQGEALESLVAPCGSCRQVMAEYESLAKEPLTIILADGDGAVVIEGTQTLLPFGFQFPENN
- the pdhA gene encoding pyruvate dehydrogenase (acetyl-transferring) E1 component subunit alpha gives rise to the protein MAKRSKFGKETYLKWYESMLLMRKFEEKAGQLYIQQKFGGFCHLYIGQEAVVAGTASACEPGDKHITAYRDHAHPLGFGMEAKYVMAELYGKSTGCSKGKGGSMHMFDKERNFMGGHGIVGAQIPMGAGIAFAEKYQGTKNVAFCSFGDGAARQGALHETFNMAMNWKLPVIFIIENNNYAMGTSVERTSNVTDMSKLGASYEMPAESVDGMTVEAVHDAIERAASHARSGKGPYLLDIRTYRYKGHSMSDPQKYRTKDEVKSYQEQDPINKVLETIKSKKYATAKQLEAIVQRVKDQVEESVRFAEESPKPEAAELYKDVYMQEDYPFVTE